From Pseudomonas hormoni:
CGAAGAGCACGGCAAGACCCTGGAAGACGCTGCCGGTGAGCTGAAGCGCGGTATCGAGAACGTCGAGTTCGCGTGCGCAGCGCCGGAAATCCTCAAGGGTGAATACAGCCGTAACGTCGGCCCGAATATTGATGCCTGGTCGGACTTCCAGCCGTTGGGCGTGGTTGCCGGGATCACTCCGTTCAACTTCCCGGCGATGGTGCCGCTGTGGATGTATCCGCTGGCGATCGTCTGCGGCAACTGCTTCATCCTCAAACCGTCCGAGCGTGATCCAAGCTCGACGCTGCTGATCGCTCAATTGTTGCTGGAAGCCGGTCTGCCGAAAGGCGTGCTGAGCGTTGTTCATGGTGACAAGGCTGCAGTGGACGCGCTGATCGAAGCGCCGGAAGTCAAAGCGTTGAGTTTCGTTGGCTCGACGCCGATTGCCGAATACATCTACGCCGAAGGCACCAAGCGCGGCAAACGCGTTCAGGCACTGGGCGGCGCGAAGAACCACGCGGTGCTGATGCCGGATGCAGATCTGGATAACGCCGTCAGCGCACTGATGGGCGCGGCTTACGGTTCTTGCGGTGAGCGTTGCATGGCGATCTCGGTGGCCGTGTGCGTCGGTGATCAAGTGGCAGATGCGCTGGTGGCCAAACTGACTCCGCAGATCAAGGCGCTGAAAATCGGTGCGGGTACTTCTTGTGGTCTGGACATGGGGCCGCTGGTTTCCGGTCAGGCTCGCGACAAAGTCAGTGGCTATATAGAAGACGGCGTCTCTGCCGGTGCTTCTTTGGTGGTTGATGGTCGTGGTCTGAGCGTGGTCGGTCATGAGGAAGGGTTCTTCCTGGGCGGTTGCCTGTTCGATAACGTCACGCCAGAGATGCGTATCTATAAAGAAGAGATCTTTGGTCCTGTGCTTTGTGTCGTCCGGGTGAACAGCCTGGAAGAAGCGATGCAACTGATCAACGATCACGAGTATGGCAACGGTACCTGCATCTTTACCCGTGATGGGGAAGCGGCGCGGTTGTTCTGCGATGAGATCGAAGTCGGCATGGTCGGCGTCAACGTGCCGTTGCCGGTGCCGGTGGCTTATCACAGCTTTGGCGGCTGGAAGCGTTCG
This genomic window contains:
- a CDS encoding CoA-acylating methylmalonate-semialdehyde dehydrogenase: MSLIPHLINGELVTEDGRTADVFNPSTGQAIHKLPLASRETIQKAIDSAKAAFPAWRNTPPAKRAQVMFRFKQLLEQNEARIAQLISEEHGKTLEDAAGELKRGIENVEFACAAPEILKGEYSRNVGPNIDAWSDFQPLGVVAGITPFNFPAMVPLWMYPLAIVCGNCFILKPSERDPSSTLLIAQLLLEAGLPKGVLSVVHGDKAAVDALIEAPEVKALSFVGSTPIAEYIYAEGTKRGKRVQALGGAKNHAVLMPDADLDNAVSALMGAAYGSCGERCMAISVAVCVGDQVADALVAKLTPQIKALKIGAGTSCGLDMGPLVSGQARDKVSGYIEDGVSAGASLVVDGRGLSVVGHEEGFFLGGCLFDNVTPEMRIYKEEIFGPVLCVVRVNSLEEAMQLINDHEYGNGTCIFTRDGEAARLFCDEIEVGMVGVNVPLPVPVAYHSFGGWKRSLFGDLHAYGPDGVRFYTRRKAITQRWPQRASHEASQFAFPSL